One stretch of Streptomyces sp. MMBL 11-1 DNA includes these proteins:
- a CDS encoding MerR family transcriptional regulator: MEWSIQEIARQAGTTSRTLRHYGDLGLLTPSRIGSNGYRYYDQDALVRLQRILLLRELGLSLPAIKDVLAGQRDTEVALRAHLRLLEQEQARIGRQIASVRTTLHKTREGMELMADEVFDGFDHTAHEQEVTERWGRDAYEEGDRWWRSLGPERRKAFQEEHEAIARDWGRAREAGLAADGAEAQDLARRHCAWLSSAKKPSRSYVIGLGEMYVADPRFGKNYDRYGDGTAAFVRDALTVYAEHRLSD; encoded by the coding sequence ATGGAGTGGTCCATTCAGGAAATCGCCAGACAGGCCGGCACCACGAGCCGCACCCTCCGGCACTACGGGGACCTCGGTCTCCTCACGCCGAGCCGGATCGGGAGCAACGGCTACCGCTACTACGACCAGGACGCCCTCGTCCGGCTGCAGCGCATCCTGCTGCTGCGGGAGCTCGGTCTCTCGCTGCCCGCCATCAAGGACGTGCTCGCGGGGCAGCGGGACACGGAGGTGGCGCTGCGGGCGCATCTGCGGCTGCTCGAACAGGAGCAGGCGCGCATCGGGCGGCAGATCGCCTCGGTGCGGACCACTCTCCACAAGACGCGAGAGGGGATGGAACTCATGGCTGACGAAGTGTTCGACGGCTTCGACCACACCGCCCACGAGCAGGAGGTCACCGAGCGCTGGGGCCGGGACGCGTACGAGGAGGGCGACCGCTGGTGGCGTTCGCTCGGGCCCGAGCGGCGGAAGGCCTTCCAGGAGGAGCACGAGGCCATCGCACGGGACTGGGGCCGGGCGAGGGAGGCCGGGCTCGCCGCCGACGGGGCCGAGGCGCAGGACCTCGCGCGACGGCACTGCGCGTGGCTGTCGTCGGCCAAGAAGCCCAGCCGTTCGTACGTGATCGGCCTCGGCGAGATGTATGTCGCCGATCCCCGCTTCGGAAAGAACTACGATCGCTACGGGGACGGCACCGCCGCCTTCGTACGGGACGCACTGACGGTATACGCGGAACACCG